A window of Nitrospirota bacterium genomic DNA:
TGTCATGTATATTAACCATAAATAATTTATTTCTAATAATAAAATTTACACCTTCAATATCTTGAAAGAAATTGCGCGCATGGTGAATCATATGGGAATGAATAATATTTGCGCGTGTTGTCGGAGTGTGAATATGACGAACATGAGCATATTCTTTACCATAGTCAGTCCATGAGTTCATAACACAATAATAAAGAATTGCATTATATGGGTTTAAAAAGGAAATTGCATCTAAATTTGAATTAATCACTATAAATACCTCCTGAATTTTGCTTTATTTTCTTTAGATTATAAAGAGTTATTGGCATTTTGTCAACAAATTATTCCAATAATTATTTCAATCTAATAAAAATACATTATTACAAGGAGTTATAACTTTGTTAACTACTGATTCACTACAAATAATAAATCCATTTTAATTAAAAGGGTTGGGCAGCCTTCGCATCCTTACATTTTCTATCAGCGCCAGTGAAAGGAAATTAGAAAGAAGCGCAGTGCCTCCATAGCTCATTAAAGGAAGAGGCGCGCCGACTACCGGTGTCATCCCCATAGTCATGCCTGCATTAATAAGAAAATAAAAAGTGAACATGAATGTGATGCCTGCCGCAAGGTAAGCTCCCTCAAGGTCCCTTGCCTTTTTTGCGGTATCAAATCCCCTCAGAATTATGAAGAGATAAAAGAGAAAGAGGATGAGCGAGCCGACAAATCCCCATTCCTCGGCAAAGATGGCAAATATGAAATCCGTATGCTTTTCAGGAAGGAACCTCAACGGCCCCTGTGTGCCCTTCATATAACCCTTGCCTGTAAAACCGCCTGAACCTATCGTGACCTTTGACTGCTTGATATGATAACCGACCCCCTGCGGGTCAACCTTGGGGTCCATGAACGCCACTATCCTGTTCTTCTGGTATCCCTTCAGGCCTCCCCAGAATACATTCCCGACAAACGGGAGAGAGATTATCCCTATGATCACCGCTATCACCAGCAGCCTTCTTCTTATTCCGGCAATGAAGAGCATGGATACGAAAATAAAAAGCAATATAAGCGCTGTACCCAGGTCAGGCTGCGTGGCTATAAGAAGGGCCGGAAGGACAAAAAATACCGCGGCGATCTTTGATATCTTTAACATACCGAGGCCTAAATTCTCTCCCATTGCGGCAAGATAACGTGACATCGCCAATATAAAAAAGAGCTTGAAGAATTCAGACGGCTGAAAAGAGAGGAATCCGAGAGGTATCCACCTCTGCGCGCCCATGCCCTTCCTGCCTATGAACATTACCAAAACTAAAAGGATGATCCCGAATATATAGATCAGAAAAGAATGCCTGACAATCTGCCTGTAATCAACGCTGATAACTGCCAGAAAGAATATTACGCTGAGCCCGATCCAGTAAAGCTGCCTTATATAAAAAGACTGCTGTTCAGCGTCAAAGACAGGCCTGGTGGCGCTGTAGATAGTCGACACGCCTATCAGCGACAATACAAGCGCGGCAATGAACATGCCCCAGTCAAAATTGGATATCAGCCTTCTGTCTATCATAATTTTTCAGTCCCCGCTTCCGGGTTCCGAGCTCTCAGTTGCGGATGCCTCATTCACAATCTCCGGCATGGACTTCTCAGTCATCTCTTTCAGCTTCTCAAGCCTGAGCTTCTCGTTATCACTTTTGGATTTCATGTAAGCCTCTATTACGTTTTTTGCTATAGGCGCGGCAGCCACTCCGCCGAAGCCTCCGTTCTCCACAAAGACAGCCACCGCTATCTCAGCGTTATGCACCGGGGCAAAAGAGATGAACCAGGCATGGTCTTTGAACTTCTTATTATAGCCTTTAGAAAAAGAATCCTTGCCGACAACCTGCGCAGTCCCGGTCTTGCCCCCGATACTGGTGAGTTTTGAATTTGCAGACCAGCCGGTCCCTGACCTTTCCTGAACAGCGCCTCTCATTCCCCTCATTATGATATCAAGGGTCTCAGCCCTTACGCGGACCGGCTCCTCATTCAATGAAGGCCCGCCTTCATCCCTCATCAATATTGACGGCTTGATCAGCCTGCCGCCGTTCACAACCGCGGCGGTGAGCATCGCCATCTGCAGAGGAGTGGCGGTCAGGTATCCCTGGCCTATTGAAGCGCTGACCGTCTCTCCCATATACCATTTTTCGTGCCTCGTCCTCTCTTTCCATTCAGAAGTGGGCACTAGCCCTGTGATCTCTCCGTTAATATCAATGCCCGAAGTACTGCCTAATCCGAACCTTTTCGCGTAATCCGCAAGCGTATTGATATTTATCCTTTTGCCGATCTCATAAAAATAGACATCGCACGATTCAGCCAGTGCCCTTTGAAGGCCGATCCTGCCGTGTCCGTGTTTCTGCCAGCATCCGACATCCCTGCCGCCGATCTTCAAAGAGCCCCTGCAGTCAAATGTTGTGTCTTCAGTGATTATCCCCTGCTCAAGCGCGGCTATCGCCGTTATGACCTTAAAGGTCGAGGCGGGCGGATAACGGCTCTGTATCGCCCTGTTAAGAAGCGGCTTGTCAGGATTATCCGCAAGGCTGCTCCATTCATCATGGCTTATGCCTCCTGAGAAAAGGTTGGGGTCAAATGACGGCGAGCTTGCAAGCGCCAGTATCTCGCCTGTCTGAGGGTCAACAGCGACAACAGCTCCGGTCTTGCCTGCGAGGCTTCTCTCGGCCTCAAGCTGGGTCATCATATCAATGGTCAGCCTGATATCCTTTCCCTTTATGGACGGCTCAAAACTGACAACCCTTATCTCCCTCCCCATCGCGTCAACTTCGATTATCTCGCCTCCGGCAACTCCCCTCAGCAGGCCGTCATAGAATTTTTCCGCACCGTACTGTCCGACAAACGCCTCCTGCGGGACATCGCTGAAATCATCATTCTTAAGCTGGCCCGGTGTCAGCCTGTTCAAATAACCTAAAACATGTCCTGCAAGCGCCCCGTAAAGATACTTCCTGCCTGTCCTCACATCCACCTGAAGGCCCGGGAACTCGATCTTTCTCGCCTCTAACATCGCAACCTCATCGAACGAGAGGTTCTCTTTAAGCTTGACCGAATCAGAATTGTCCACAGGCCGTTTATTAAGTACCGCCTTTAATGTTTCAGTGGAGATGTTAAGGATTGAGCTTAGGGAAAAGAGGGTATTCCAGTCTTCGGGCAGGTCTTTCTTCACAGCAGAAGCATCAAAAAAAGGCATGTCGCTCACAAAGGCCATGCCGTTCCTGTCGTATATGATGCCTCTGGGCGCGGGCCTTCTTACGATCTTCAGCCTGTTATTGTCCGAGACCTTTTTATATTCCCCGCCTCTGATGACCTGAAGATTGAAGAGCTTCAGCACAAGGAGGGCAAAGACAAATAATACCAGATATGAACTGACAAGGATCCTTCTTTCCATAATGATCGATCAACAGGATTTATGATTTCCAATAAAGGTTCTTTGTGTAAGATGCTTCCTGCTGCATGAAATCTTTATCAGGTATTATGACGCGATAAAGAACAAACGCGGCGGCAGCTGTATAGATAACCTCCAGTATGGCAACGGCGGGAAATATCTCCGCAGGGGAAATGCTGGAGAAGGTCTTTGAATAAAGATAGATGAATATTATATCGGCAGCCGTGACCCCGCTGATCACAACGACACATATAAAGGAGTCCCACCTGAATAACTTTTCCCTGAAGAAGATAATTGCGGCAGCCGCGAGAAATTTTGAGATAATATTCGGCCCGATGAAGAAACCGCTCGCGGAGTCTGCCATCAGGCCTGCCAGAGACCCGAACGCCAAACTCTTCGCGCCCCCGTATCTGAGGCTGTAAAGACATACAAGCACAAGCAGCAGGTCAGGTTTTACAACCCTGAACAATACAGCCTGAAGGGAGATAAGCAGAAAAGCCGCTAACGTGTAAAGGAGGAAGTCTTTCATCTCTTAAGTATCGCAACCTCCTCCAGCGCGTTAAGGTCCTGTGAAGGCGCAACCTTTATGGCCTGAAAGATACCGCCCTCATCTTTTATCAGCTCTGTGACATAACCAACCACAAGCCCTTCAGGAAATATCTTGTCAAGCCCGGAAGAGATAACAGCATCTCCGATCTCAACCTCGGCCTCTGAAGGCACATATTTCAGAAAGCATATATTGCCGCCCCTGCCTTCGAGAATGCCTTCCGCCCTCGTTGACTGCATCCTCACGGCAAGCGCTGAATTCGCATCCGTAAGCAGTATGACGCTCGCGCTGTCATTAAATATCCTGTGCACCCTTCCGACAACTCCGGCAGGGGTGACGGCTATCATCTCTTTCTCAACGCCGTCATCAGAACCCTTGTTCACCCAGATGACCTGATGCCAGTTTGAAGGGTCTCGTGCAAACACCTCTGCGGAAGTTACAAATTCAGGCCTCTGGGATTTCAGGCCAAGGAGATCCCTCAGCCTCTGGTTCTCAAGTTCAGCCTCGATGTATTTACTGCTCTCTTCCTGAAGCTTGCTGAGCCGGGCATTAAGCTCCCTCTTCTCAAGGCCCTCACGCGGCAATATATATGTCCTGAAAAAATCTCCGGTGCCTTTTGTTGCAGCAGAGAGAACCTTCTCAATCGTCTTAATGGGGTATACAGGTGTGTCGGTGATACGGCCCTTCCCTATCCTGCTCTGGAAGACAAGAATAGCGGCAATTAATACGGCAAAAACTGTAAGGACAACATATCTTTTTTTAAACACATTATATAAGCTCTATTTAATAGAAACCCTGCTCAGGATATCAATGTTATCCAGCACCTTGCCCACGCCGTTAACAACCGCAAGAAGCGGGTCCTCTGCCACTATCACAGGAAGGCCTGTCTCCTCTCTCAGAAGCACATCCAGCCCTCTTAACAATGCGCCGCCGCCAGCAAGTATAATGCCCCTGTCAACTATGTCCGAAGCCAGCTCGGGCGGAGTATTCTCAAGCGCGACCTTTATCGTGTTTATGATGACCATGACCGATTCATGTATGGCTTCCCTGATCTCTTCTTCATTGATCGTGACCGTCTTCGGAATGCCTGATACAAGATCCCTGCCCTTGATATCCATTGTTTTGTTCTCTTCGTTAACCTTGAAGGCGGAGCCGATCTCTCTCTTGATAAATTCAGCCGTCCTGTCGCCGATAAGTATCCTTGCCTTGCTCTTGATATAGCTGACGATAGCCTCATCCATCTTGTCCCCGCCGACGTTGACCGCCTTGCTGTATACAACACCGTGCAGTGATATGACCGCGACATCTGTAGTTCCGCCGCCGATATCAACGATCATATTGCCGAAAGGATCGCCGATAGGCATTCCGACACCAATCGCAGCTGCCATAGGCTCTTCGATAAGATATATCTCTCTTGCGCCGGATGCCTGCGCCGCATCCTTGACCGCCCTCTGTTCAACCTGCGTGATGCCTGACGGAACGCCGATGACGATCCTCGGAGAGATAAAGCTCTTTCTGTTATGCACCTTTCTGATGAAGTATTTGAGCATCTCGCCGGTCTTGTCAAAATCAGCGATAACGCCGTCCTTTAACGGCCTCATCGCTATAATATCCGCAGGCGTCCTGCCTAACATCTTCTGCGCCTCAGCGCCTACAGCGATGACCCTTCCGGTATTTCTCATAACAGCCACGACCGAAGGCTCATTGCTGACTATGCCCTTGCCTTTCACATATACAAGCGTATTTGCAGTGCCGAGGTCAACTGCAAGATCATTTGAGAACCAGCCTAATATTTTCTGAAACATCTATTCCTCCCTATTTCCCTTCAATAACCATTGTCTTGGCGATCTCGTCACCGAAACGCCCTCCGTCCACACTGCCGAACATGATAAGCCATTCAAAAAATACAACAACTCCAAAAACCGCGATTGATAATATCCAGCCTATCAATGGGATCACCCTTAAGACGCCGAAGATAAGGTATGCGACGCCAAA
This region includes:
- the rodA gene encoding rod shape-determining protein RodA, which gives rise to MIDRRLISNFDWGMFIAALVLSLIGVSTIYSATRPVFDAEQQSFYIRQLYWIGLSVIFFLAVISVDYRQIVRHSFLIYIFGIILLVLVMFIGRKGMGAQRWIPLGFLSFQPSEFFKLFFILAMSRYLAAMGENLGLGMLKISKIAAVFFVLPALLIATQPDLGTALILLFIFVSMLFIAGIRRRLLVIAVIIGIISLPFVGNVFWGGLKGYQKNRIVAFMDPKVDPQGVGYHIKQSKVTIGSGGFTGKGYMKGTQGPLRFLPEKHTDFIFAIFAEEWGFVGSLILFLFYLFIILRGFDTAKKARDLEGAYLAAGITFMFTFYFLINAGMTMGMTPVVGAPLPLMSYGGTALLSNFLSLALIENVRMRRLPNPFN
- a CDS encoding rod shape-determining protein, producing MFQKILGWFSNDLAVDLGTANTLVYVKGKGIVSNEPSVVAVMRNTGRVIAVGAEAQKMLGRTPADIIAMRPLKDGVIADFDKTGEMLKYFIRKVHNRKSFISPRIVIGVPSGITQVEQRAVKDAAQASGAREIYLIEEPMAAAIGVGMPIGDPFGNMIVDIGGGTTDVAVISLHGVVYSKAVNVGGDKMDEAIVSYIKSKARILIGDRTAEFIKREIGSAFKVNEENKTMDIKGRDLVSGIPKTVTINEEEIREAIHESVMVIINTIKVALENTPPELASDIVDRGIILAGGGALLRGLDVLLREETGLPVIVAEDPLLAVVNGVGKVLDNIDILSRVSIK
- the mrdA gene encoding penicillin-binding protein 2, translated to MERRILVSSYLVLFVFALLVLKLFNLQVIRGGEYKKVSDNNRLKIVRRPAPRGIIYDRNGMAFVSDMPFFDASAVKKDLPEDWNTLFSLSSILNISTETLKAVLNKRPVDNSDSVKLKENLSFDEVAMLEARKIEFPGLQVDVRTGRKYLYGALAGHVLGYLNRLTPGQLKNDDFSDVPQEAFVGQYGAEKFYDGLLRGVAGGEIIEVDAMGREIRVVSFEPSIKGKDIRLTIDMMTQLEAERSLAGKTGAVVAVDPQTGEILALASSPSFDPNLFSGGISHDEWSSLADNPDKPLLNRAIQSRYPPASTFKVITAIAALEQGIITEDTTFDCRGSLKIGGRDVGCWQKHGHGRIGLQRALAESCDVYFYEIGKRININTLADYAKRFGLGSTSGIDINGEITGLVPTSEWKERTRHEKWYMGETVSASIGQGYLTATPLQMAMLTAAVVNGGRLIKPSILMRDEGGPSLNEEPVRVRAETLDIIMRGMRGAVQERSGTGWSANSKLTSIGGKTGTAQVVGKDSFSKGYNKKFKDHAWFISFAPVHNAEIAVAVFVENGGFGGVAAAPIAKNVIEAYMKSKSDNEKLRLEKLKEMTEKSMPEIVNEASATESSEPGSGD
- the mreC gene encoding rod shape-determining protein MreC → MFKKRYVVLTVFAVLIAAILVFQSRIGKGRITDTPVYPIKTIEKVLSAATKGTGDFFRTYILPREGLEKRELNARLSKLQEESSKYIEAELENQRLRDLLGLKSQRPEFVTSAEVFARDPSNWHQVIWVNKGSDDGVEKEMIAVTPAGVVGRVHRIFNDSASVILLTDANSALAVRMQSTRAEGILEGRGGNICFLKYVPSEAEVEIGDAVISSGLDKIFPEGLVVGYVTELIKDEGGIFQAIKVAPSQDLNALEEVAILKR